From Neodiprion pinetum isolate iyNeoPine1 chromosome 7, iyNeoPine1.2, whole genome shotgun sequence, a single genomic window includes:
- the LOC124222940 gene encoding uncharacterized protein, translating into MHYQYMRTVKLISLSACVWVRNKRHSSGPPVKCGYCSWLIQGCPNILQHKCLEHYDEHVECLKVDENIVTLVPRPGVTESPSTEEVDDENVLCDELLIEAVSKRVFSNLQHLGRHHYR; encoded by the exons ATGCACTACCAGTATATGCGAACTGTCAAACTAATCTCTTTATCTGCATGTGTGTGGGTGCGTAACAAAAGACATTCGTCAGGTCCT CCTGTGAAATGTGGATACTGTAGCTGGCTAATACAAGGTTGTCCAAATATCCTACAACACAAATGCTTGGAGCATTATGACGAGCACGTAGAGTGCCTGaaagttgatgaaaatattgttactTTGG TACCAAGACCAGGCGTTACGGAATCTCCAAGTACCGAAGAGGTCGACGATGAGAATGTACTGTGCGACGAGCTTCTCATTGAAGCTGTTTCCAAAAGAGTCTTTTCAAATCTGCAACACCTTGGGAG GCATCACTACAGATGA